One Macrobrachium rosenbergii isolate ZJJX-2024 chromosome 10, ASM4041242v1, whole genome shotgun sequence DNA window includes the following coding sequences:
- the LOC136842743 gene encoding bone morphogenetic protein 2-like — translation MMVPSWCCYHRAVVTVILWATTLAAITATTPSGKGGGGGGGGGGGGGGGAQAGNPPSALIQQLEKNLMAMFGIQQRPRVKRQVTVPPYMMELYHRQAELLYKAPRRTLEEVEEEEEEEEEEEFIPKSSRSYSTNTVRSFVHRESTADSIYPHNRMRFHFNVSNIPADEVLHNADLRLTHTIHPSAPALGKNASHVPEKRNKPLKKKKWSTEDVPYLHRIMVYDILRRATKTSEPTLRLLDTKVIDARKGGVQKLDVYDALKRWIAEPKKNFGVLVDVVALNQTTEYDTSHVHLRRPQSDDSSWHEKQPLLVTYTDDSNSKSRSKRSTPVKHKKTKNYCKRYPLYVDFRKVGWDDWIVAPPGYEAYFCKGDCPFPLSEDMNATNHAVVQTLVNSRYPDRVPKACCVPTELSAISMLYMDDDEKFVLKNHQDMVVEGCGCR, via the exons ATGATGGTCCCATCTTGGTGTTGCTATCATCGGGCGGTGGTGACCGTGATACTCTGGGCGACGACCTTAGCAGCCATAACAGCAACGACACCAtcaggaaaaggaggaggaggaggaggtggtggagggggaggagggggtggaggagctCAAGCGGGGAACCCCCCATCCGCTCTCATTCAGCAGCTGGAAAAGAACCTGATGGCTATGTTCGGAATCCAGCAGCGGCCCCGCGTCAAGAGGCAGGTGACGGTGCCACCCTACATGATGGAGTTGTATCATCGCCAGGCGGAGCTCCTCTATAAGGCTCCGAGGAGGACCTtagaggaagtggaagaggaagaggaagaggaagaagaggaggagttcATTCCGAAATCTTCAAGGTCTTACAGTACCAACACTGTCAGAAGTTTTGTCCATAGAG AAAGTACCGCAGACTCCATCTACCCGCATAACAGAATGAGGTTCCATTTCAACGTGAGTAACATCCCAGCAGACGAGGTCTTACATAACGCAGATCTACGTCTGACCCACACGATCCATCCATCGGCTCCCGCTCTGGGCAAGAACGCGTCCCATGTTCCCGAGAAGCGCAATAAACCACTCAAGAAGAAAAAGTGGTCCACGGAGGATGTGCCCTACCTGCACAGAATCATGGTGTACGACATCCTCCGCAGAGCCACGAAAACTTCGGAACCCACCCTGCGATTGCTCGACACGAAAGTAATCGACGCCAGGAAAGGAGGTGTTCAAAAGCTCGACGTCTACGACGCCCTGAAGCGATGGATCGCAGAGCCCAAGAAGAACTTCGGCGTCCTGGTGGACGTCGTCGCTTTGAATCAGACTACGGAGTACGACACCTCTCACGTCCACCTGCGAAGGCCACAGTCCGACGACAGCAGTTGGCACGAAAAACAGCCCCTGCTTGTGACTTACACGGACGACAGCAATTCGAAATCCAGAAGCAAGCGATCGACTCCCGTCAAGCACAAAAAGACGAAGAATTACTGCAAGAGGTATCCGCTTTACGTCGATTTCCGCAAAGTGGGATGGGATGACTGGATAGTGGCACCTCCCGGATACGAGGCCTACTTCTGCAAAGGAGACTGCCCCTTCCCGTTGTCTGAAGACATGAATGCCACTAATCACGCCGTCGTTCAGACGCTGGTCAATTCCAGGTACCCAGACAGAGTGCCCAAAGCCTGTTGTGTGCCAACTGAGTTGTCAGCCATTTCTATGTTGTACATGGACGACGATGAAAAGTTTGTCCTCAAAAACCACCAGGATATGGTGGTCGAAGGTTGCGGCTGCAGGTGA